In the Spirochaetia bacterium 38H-sp genome, GAGATATGTTTCCAGGATTTTTATGTGTTCTTTATCAGCATTTTTTGCTGCTTCTTTTGCTCCCAAGGTCTCGAGTCTTATTCTTATGTTATATAGATTTATAAGTTCTTTTGTGCTGTATTTTTTTACAAAAGCACCCCTTCGTGGGATTGTTTCTATAAGACCCTCCTGCTCTAGCTTAGATAGAGCGGACAGGAGGGGAGTACGAGATACTCCAAGCTGTTGTGCAATCTCCTCTTGCACAATCTTCTGGCCGGGATGCAATACATCCTGCACTATCATGGTTTTTACTGCATTGTAAACCTGCATAGTAAGATGCTGATACTCTATTTTAAACATATAATCCTCCTGTCCTGATATTACAACATAACAATTTTGTATTAAAAAAACAAGTATTGTTTGACAAATGTAAAATATTGTGTTATAAATATTGTATACAGTGTTCAAAAGAGGTTTTTATATGTGGGGTGTGTCTCCTGCCTATTTTATATCCAGATTTTCATCC is a window encoding:
- a CDS encoding GntR family transcriptional regulator, whose translation is MFKIEYQHLTMQVYNAVKTMIVQDVLHPGQKIVQEEIAQQLGVSRTPLLSALSKLEQEGLIETIPRRGAFVKKYSTKELINLYNIRIRLETLGAKEAAKNADKEHIKILETYLKSFDKAIKEKNSTAYRETDYQFHLAIMEASGNSFLHSMVASSNVILICNVKGILKPLEQSYKEHVDIVNAIKTGDEKKAEELMAFHLEDSKSHINSISQE